Part of the Spartobacteria bacterium genome is shown below.
GATTAAGGCCATTGCTCAGGCCGAAGGATTAAAAGTAGAAGTGCAAAACCTGGGATTTGACGGTCTCATTCCCGCATTGATGTCTGGTCATATCGACATTATAGCCTCCGGAATGACCATTACAGATGAACGCAGAAAACAAGTTGATTTTTCTGATCCATACGTCAATTCAGGCCTAGCGATTGCGGTTTCCTCTGACACCAAAACGATCAAGTCTGTGGACGATCTTAAAAGTAAAAAGGTTGCCGTTCAGCTCGGTTCCACGGGTTCGCAGAAAGCAGAAGAAATGAAAGCATCCGGCATGCTTGCGGAAGTCGTCACGTTCAACACCGTCGATCTGGCTATTATGGAATTGCTTAATGGCGGCGTGGCGGCTGTGATCAACGATATCCCTGCTACGAAAGCCTATATGACACAGCAGCCCGGCAAGATCATCATGCTGCCCAAACCGCTCAGCAGTGAATCCTATGGATTTGCACTACGTCAAAAACGCCCGGAGCTGTTGAAGAAGATTAATGAAGGACTTGAAAAGGTCAAAGCCGACGGCACCTATGACAAACTGGCTGCCAAATACTTCAAGTAAGCACTGATATCGTATCATGGGATTACTCAGCGAATATATACACCACATATGGACGGTATTGCCGAACCTTCTTGAGGGGGCGCTGCTTACGGTTGAAGTAACCGCCCTTTCAGTATTTTTCGGTATTTTTCTGG
Proteins encoded:
- a CDS encoding basic amino acid ABC transporter substrate-binding protein: MKCLRLLFLLSLACGLLSGCGKSKDDAALIVGTEPTFPPFEMTDDSGQIIGFDIDLIKAIAQAEGLKVEVQNLGFDGLIPALMSGHIDIIASGMTITDERRKQVDFSDPYVNSGLAIAVSSDTKTIKSVDDLKSKKVAVQLGSTGSQKAEEMKASGMLAEVVTFNTVDLAIMELLNGGVAAVINDIPATKAYMTQQPGKIIMLPKPLSSESYGFALRQKRPELLKKINEGLEKVKADGTYDKLAAKYFK